The DNA region CTCCGAGCTCGGCCTGATGGCCCGCTCGCTCTCGCATATCGCCTTCCGGCTGGCCGACCCGCAGGTCTCGGCTCAGGACGCCGTCGTCTCGGTTAGCACGGCGATCCGGCGCGAGGTCGTGGCGATGAATGACGGCATCGAGCGTGCCATGGCGCGCGCCACCGAGCTCGAATCCCTCGTCCATCGCGAGATCTCGACGCTCGAGCGCGCCTACGGCGAAAACGAGATCCGTATCCGCTCCCTGATCGACGAGCTGATCACGCAGCGCGAGGGCATCGCCACGCATTCGGAGCGGGTGCGTGACGTCATCGCAGACACCCATATCAAATTGTCGACGGAATTATCCGCCGCGACCGCGAAATTGACCGGCTCGCTCGACGAGACCGGGACCCGGGTGGTCGAGACGCTGCATGGCAGGAGCGAGCTCGTCACCTCGGCGCTCGGCCAGGCGGGCGAGCGCATCATGGCGGAGATCGGGGCGCGGGGCGCCGATCTGACGGAGCGTCTTCTGGCGGCGACCGACGCCGTCGGGCGCCAGCTCGGCGCGTCCGGAGAGGCGATCACCAGCGAGATGGAGCGCCGCTCGAAGGAGGTCACCGACCGTCTCGCGACCATCACCGGGGATATCGCGCTGGAGATCGTGACGCGCGGCGAATCGGTTACGCGAGGCCTGGAGGAGACGGGCACGCGCGTTTCGCAGCAGGTTGCCGAAGTCGGATCCGCGCTCTCGACCTCGCTCGATCGCAGCAGCAACGACCTTGCGGCGCGCCTCGACGCGACCGGCACGCGCGTCACCGACCAGGTCGCCAAGATCGGCACCGAGGTGGCAGGCACGCTGGAACGCGCCAGCGGCGATGTCGTCTTCCGTCTCGACGAGACCGGCACGCGGGTGACCGAGCAGGTGGCCAAGATCGGCACCGATGTGGCGGGCTCCCTGGAGCGCGTCAGCGGCAATGTCGTCAACCGCCTCGACGAGACCGGCACGAGCCTCGTCGCCCATATCGACCGGGTCGGCAGCGATGTGCATCAGAGCCTCAGCACGACCGGGACGGTTCTCGCCAATGCGCTGCAGGACGGAGCGAATTCCGTCAATGATCGCCTGGCCGAGACGGGCAAGAGCATTCTCGAAGGCCTGGTCGGCCGCTCCACCGAAGTGCGCGAAGATCTGCGCTCGGTCGGCGAGACGATCGTCACCGAACTCGGCGCCCGCGTCGCCGAAGTCACCCAGCATCTCGACGAGACCGGCCAGCAGATCAGCCGCAGCATCGTCGAGGGCGGCGACAGCCTGAGCCAGCGCCTCAACGCCACCGGCGATCGGATCGAGGAGACCGTCACCGGCCGCGGCGGTGCGCTCGAGGCCCGCTTGTCGGAGCTCGGCGACCGATTCGCCTCGGTCATGAGCGAGCGCACGGCACAGACCGAATCGGCCCTGGCTGACCATTCCAACAAGCTGTCGGACCTCGGCGACCGGTTCGCCTCGGTCATGGGTGACCGTACCGCCCAGACCGAATTTGCCTTGGCGGACCATTCCAACAAGCTGTCCGAGCTCGGCGACCGCTTCGCCTCGGTCATGAGCGAGCGCACCGCACAGACCGAATTTGCCCTGGCGGACCATTCCAACAAGCTGTCCGAGCTCGGCGACCGCTTCGCCTCGGTCATGAGCGAGCGCACCGCACAGACCGAATTTGCCCTGGCGGGCCACTCCAACAAGCTGTCCGAGCTCGGCGACCGCTTCGCCTCGATCATGAGCGAGCGCACCGCACAGACCGAATTTGCCCTGGCTGGCCACACCAACAAGCTGTCGGAGCTCGGCGACCAGTTCGCCTCGGTGATGAGCGAGCGCAGCGCGCAGGCCGAAGCGGCCCTGATCGGGCACTCCGACAAGCTGTCGGACACGCTCAGCGGCCATCTCAGCGCCTTCGAGAATGCCATCGTGGTCCGCGGCGGCTCGCTCGCCGACAAGATCGCGGCCGATGCCGCCGTCTTCACCGACATCGTCTCCACCAAGCTCGGTTCCATCGAGACCTTGCTGACGACGCATGGAGACGGCCTGATCGGACGCCTGACGAGCCACACACGGGAAGCCGCCGAGGCCATGGAGGACCAGCTCGTGGCCTTCGAGCAGCGCGCCACCAGCAAGACCGGCGAGGTCGCGGGCTCGCTCGACGGCCTGATCGAGCGCATCGACACCACCTTGGAGAAGCATGCCGGCGTCTTCACCGACGGGCTGAGGGCGCGCACGCTCGAAGTGGCGCGCGCCATCGCCGATAGCGGGCGCGGCGCCTCGGCGCAGCTCGAGGCGGCGATGAACAATGCCGGCAACGTCATCGGCGACAAGGCGGCCTTCCTCTCGGAGCGGGCCGAGGAGATCAACAAGCTCTTCGCCGATCGCGCGGCCGAGCTCGCCGGCACGCTCGATGCGGGAGTGGCGCGCTTCCAGAGCGACGTCGTCGGACGCCTGGAATTCGTGTCGTCGAATCTGCGCACCCGCACGGACGAGATCCATGCGCAGCTCGGCGATCGGGCTGCCGAGATTTCCGGCCTGTTCGACGACCAGACCGAGCGCTTGTCGAAGACCGTCGACCACAAGCTCGGCCAGCTCGAGGGCCATATCTCGAACCTGACCCAATCGCTCGACCGGCAGGTCGATCAATTGTCGCAAGGCGTCGAAGGGCAGTTGCACCTCCTCGACGGGCGCATTGGCGGTCTCACTCAGACATTCGATCGGCAAGTGCATCAGTTGTCCGAGCGCGTCGATTCCCGCCTCGAACTGCTGGGCGGGCGGGCCGTCGAGCTGGCCGATGCGATGGATCGGCAGATCGATCGGCTCGCGACCACCGTCGACGGCAAGCTCGACGAGATCTCCGGCGTGCTTTCCAGCCGCACCAGCGAAGTCAGCGCGGTGCTCGGCTCGCGGGCGACCGAGCTCGCCAGCGCCTTCGAGGACCAGATCGGGCATTTCGACACGCGGGTGGCCGATCGTATCGAGAGCCTGTCGGCAGCCTTCAGCGAGCGCGGCGACCAGATCGTGCGCCTGATCGGGGGCACGGGAACGACGCTGACCGAGAACCTCACGCAGCGCCTTGTCGCCATCAAGGTCGATGTCGAGCGGGCGAGCGCCACGGCTGCCAAGACGCTCGATCAAGGCGCGACGGCGCTCGCGGCGAGCTTCGAGAGCGGCGTTCGCGACTTCTCCGACAGTGTGGCGAGGTCCACGGCGGAGCTGCGCGGCACAGGCGCGACGCTGACCGAGGACATCACCGAGCGTCTCGTCGCCGTCAAGGTCGATATCGAACGGGCGAGCTCCACCGCTGCCAAGACGCTCGATCAAGGCGCGACGGCACTCGCGGCGAGCTTCGAGGGCGGCGTCCGCGACTTCTCCGACAGTGTGGCGAGGTCCGCGGCCGAGCTGCGCGGCACGGTCGACGACAGCACCAGGCATTCGATCGACGCCCTCGCCAATGCGCATGACACGGTACGCGGCGAGATCGGCGGCATCCTCGATCGCCTGAGCGCCGCCAACGGGCTGCTGCAGCAGATCATGTCCGGGGCGGGCCAGAGCCTAGGCGCCCTGGAAGCCGGCCTCGCCAAGCGCCTGAAGGATCTCGAATACCTTCTGGGCGGGATCGTCTCCGAGACCAACCGGGCGGCCTCCCGGGTGGCCGATCAGGTGGGGGCGCTCAACTCGGTGTCGAGCTCGACTTTGCGCAATGCCGAGACGCTGCTCGAAAAGCTCGAGAGCCAGGCCCATGCGCTCTCCGACGCGACCGAAGCGCAGACGCGCGGCTGGAACGAGGCCGCCGACCTCCTCGAACGGGTCGAGGCGCGCATCGCGCGCTCCCTCACCTCCAAGCGCGAGGCCCTCGAGCACCTGACCACCTCGATCAGCGGTCGCAGCGAGGAGCTCGACAAGGTCACCAGCGCCTTCCGCACCATGGTGGAGGATTCGCTCAACGCCGCCGAGGAGAAGGCGCGGCGCATCAGCGAAGTGCTGGGCGAGAATTCGCGCGCCTCGGCGACGGCGATCGGCGAGCAATTCGCCCAGATCCGTGCCTCCACCGGCGCCGAGCGCGATCGCACGGCCGCCGCGCTGCGCGAAGCCTATGAGATGGTCATGTCCGACATGAACGAGACGCTCGGCCAGGCGACCACCAGGTTCCGCGACGCGGCTTCGGAAATGCGCCAGGTCACGGCCCAGATCCAGCGTGAGATGGAAGCGACCCGGGCCGAGCTGCATCGCGGGCTGGTCGAGCTGCCTCGCGAGACCCAGGCCTCGGCCGGCGAGATGCGGCGCGTGGTCGGCGAGCAGATCAAGGTGCTCAACGAGCTGACCTCCATCGCCACCCGGTCGGCGTCGAGCTTCGACGCCGCCGAGCCTCTCATGGCGGTGGCTCAGCAACGCGAGACCCGTCCGGCCCCGGCCCCGGCGGCGGCAGCGCCCGCGGCGGCGCCACGCCAAGTCACGAGCAGCCGCACGCCGATCGCCGAGACGCCCGCGGCGCGGCGCCCCTCGAACTATAGCGCCCCGCCCGCTTCGACGGGCCCGCGTGACCGGCGCCAAGAATCGTCGTCGCCGGCATCGCGCGATGACGGCTCGTCGCGCGGCGGCTGGTTGACTGATCTGTTGTCGCGCGCTTCGCGGGAGGAGCCCCTGCCCTCTTCGACGAATCGCGCCCAGCCGGCAGCGGTTCCGGCCGCCCCGGCGACCCCGACGACGCTCGCCTCACTCGACACGATCGCGGTCGATATTGCCCGCATGATCGATCACGACGTCGCCGGCCAGATGTGGGATCGCTATCAGCATGGCGAGCACAACGTCTTCAACCGGGCCATGTACACGCCGCAAGGCCAGCAGATGTTCGACGAGATCCGCCGCAAATATCGGCGCGATCAGGAGTTCCGCAATACGGCGGACCGCTATGTCGAAGAATTCGAGAGGCTGTTGTCGGAAGTGGCACGCGATCCGGCGACCCAGCGCGGTTATCTGACCTCGGATACGGGCAAGGTCTACACCATCCTCGCCCATGCGGCCGGCAGGCTGGAGTAGGCGCGCCGCGGGCGCACTACCCTCTCTCGCTCTTTCGCGGGAGAGGGTGTCGAGACGCAGTCGAGGCGGGTGAGGGACGCCGGTGAAGCGCTCCACCGGCATCGTTTACCCACCCCAGCTGCCGTTCGCGTCCACGAGATCGCTCCGGATCGGCGCAGCAGCGATCAACCCTCACCCGACCTTCGCTGACGCGAAGGCCACCCTCTCCCGCGCGAAGAGCGCGGGAGAGGGAAGAGCACGCCCTCACCTCACAGATACGGCGCGGCCCAGTGTACGAGTTCGGGAAGCAGCCGGGCAAGCGCCTGGTCGAGCGAGCCTGCGGCCGCAGGCCCTTCGGTCACGCCCGGCGCATTGGCCTGTAAGATGCGCGCCGCGGTCGTTCGCCCCGACTGGGCGTTGATGAGCGTTGCGGCGAGCTCGATATGGCCCTGGCCGGCGCCGACATCGACCTCGAACACACGGATCTCGACGTCGAGCGTCAGATCCGCGGTGGCCGCGCCGCCGAAAGCGCTGACCCGCCCGACCGCTCCCGCATTCTCGAAAGCCTGGACGATGCGGCTCTGCAACAGCCGCGGCAGCCGGTCCGACCATTGGGCCCGCGCCAGCGTCGCCAGCGATCCGTCCGACCGCCGCACCAGGATGCGATCGGAATCGAGCGGCTGCAGCGCGGTCGGTTCCGCCACGGAGAGCTGATGCCTGCCATGCAGCGCCTTGCCCCGCGTTCCGCTCTGGGCAAGATCGAAGGTGGCCGGAGGCGGCCCGCCGCCGCAGGCCGCCAACGCGAGGGCAAGGCCAAGGAGAGCTGGGCTGAGCAGGGCTGCGCTGCGCGGCCTGGTCCGGAGGCCGCGCGCCCATCGATGCGGTGGACTGCTCATACCCTTCCCCTGCCCTGATCGGCCCGCCGGCGGCTCAATTTCCGTATTCCGGCAGCGCGGCCTTGCCGCCGAAGATGAATTGCTGGGGGTTGCGTTGAACGCCCTGCAATGTGCGGCTTATATCCCCGAGGGCGCGCCGTCCATCAATGGCGAATTGCTGGAAATCGCGCAATCCGGACCCCGAGAACTTGTTGAGATTGGTCAAGAGTTCCGCCGAGCGCTTGTCGAGGTCGTCAGCGAGCTTGCGCACGGAGCGCGAGGCCTCGGCGAATTCGACGAAGGCGCTCTTGCCGTCAGGAGAATTCACGAGCGCGTCGACGCCCTTCAGGATCTGATCGACCTTGTCGGCGCTGACGTCGAGCTTGGCGAACAGCTCATTGGCGTTCTTGGCGATCTCGTTGACGCGTGGTGTGTTGTCGCCGAGCGCGGTCACGAACTTCTCGGCGCTGTCGAGCGCCGCGCCGAGCTTCGTGCCGTCGATATGCTTGGTGACATCCTCGATATTGGCGATGCTGCGCGTCAACGCGGCAGGCGCCCCCGAATTGAGGAAGGTCTCGACCTGGGTCGAGCTGCGGTTGAGGCTCGCCGCCAACTCGCGGGCATCCTTGATGAAGTCGCCGATCTCGGCCGAATGATTGCCGAGCGCGGTCGTGACCTTGTCGATCCCGTCGATGCTGCGCCCCACCTTGGCGGTGTCGATGCTGGCCAGCACCTTGTCGAGATTGGCGATGGCGTTGTTGAAGGCGACAGAGTTCGTCGTCACCAGGACGTCGATGGCGTTGGCGGTTCCCTTCAGCTTGGCGACGAGCTCGCCCGCATCCTTGGCGAGGGCGCGCAGGTTATCGGCATTCTCGCCGAGCGCGGTCGCGAAGCTGTCGATGCTTTTCAGCGTGTGGTTCACGGTGCTGGTATCGAGCGAGCTCACCGCGGTATCGATCGCGCCGATGGCATGGTTGAGCTTGTCGACATCGAGCTTGGCCGCGATCGCCGAGATGTTGTCGACGGCGGCATTGATCTTGGCCGCATCGAGCGCTTCCGACAGCTTCTCGACATTGGCGACGATGCGGTTGATGGGCGCCTGATTATCCGCGACGATCTGGTTGACCTTCACCAGAATCTCGTCGGCGTGGCGACCGGCGGTCTGCGCCGTCTCGAGGACGCTCTGCAGGGTCGGCGATGGGACCGCCCTTATTGTCGGCATCGTCTCGTCCTGCTTCGCCTTGAGATCCGGCGATCGCGAATAGCTGTCGAAGATCTGGATCGTGGCAACGCCGGTGATTCCCAAGGAGTCGAGCCTCGCCTTGGTCGATTCCTTGATCGGCACGTCGGGCGTGATGTCGACGCGCGCCATGACCTGCGTCGAATTGCGCGGGTCGATGCTCAGATCGGTGACTTCGCCGACCCTGATGCCGTTGAACAGCACCGAGCCGCCGCGCGATAGACCGGTCACCGGATAGTCGAAGACGACAAGATAGGATTTCAGATTGGCGCCGCCGCGCGATCCCGAAAACCAGAAGACGAAGCCGAAAGCCGCCGCCATCACGCAGATGGTGAACAGGCCGATCAGGGCGTATTTAGCGCGCGTTTCCATCGCCGTCTTTCACGAGTGCGAGCTTTTCCTGGTTTTGAATCGCGGACCGGCCACGTTTGCCATGAAAATAGGATTTCAACCAGGGATGATCCGAAGCCAGCATGGCGGAGATAGGGCCGTCGGCGATCACATGGCCCTCGCCGAGCGCAATGATCCGGTCGGTGGTGGTATAGAGGCTGTCGAGATCATGGGTCACCATGAACACGGTGAGGCCGAGCGATTTCTGCAGCGTCATCATCAACTCGTCGAATTCGCCGGCCCCGATCGGGTCGAGGCCCGAAGTCGGCTCGTCGAGGAAGACGACATCCGGATCGAGCGCCAGGGCGCGAGCGAGCGCGGCGCGCTTGATCATGCCGCCGGACAATTCGGAAGGGAATTTCTCGGCCGCGTCCGCCTTCAGCCCGACCATCTGGATCTTCAGGATCGCGAGCTCGTCCATCAGCTTGGGCGACAGGTCGAGATATTCGCGCATCGGCACCTGGACATTCTGCTTCACCGTTAGCGAAGAGAACAGCGCGCCTTGCTGGAACATCACGCCGAGACGCTGCTCGACCACGCGCTGCTCGGCATAATCGAGCTGGTCCATATCGGCCTGCAGGATGATGATGCGTCCGCGCGTCTTCGGGACGAGGCCGAGTATGGCGCGCGTCAGCACGGATTTGCCGGTGCCGGACGCCCCGACGACGCCGATCAGCTCGCCGCGGTTCACGCTGAAGCTCACATCCTTCAGGATTTCCCGCCCGTTCAGCTCGACGGCGAGATGCTGCACGCCGAGCAGGTCGGTTTCGCTCGCCGCGACCTCTTCCAGCTTCTCGGTCAGCCGGCGGACCCGTTCGGCCCGCTTGACGGGGGCAAGCGGATTCATGAACACGACCCGCTCCAATTCATCGAGCCCAAAGGCAGCGATACCAAGACGCTTACGAGCAAAACCATCAATAATTGATCCCTGCGAAGAACATGGCGAAAATGCCGTCGACCACGATCACCATGAAGATCGACTTCACCACCGAGGACGTGGTCTGGCGCCCGAGCGATTCGGCCGAGCCTTCGACGCCCATACCCTCCATCGTGGCGATCAAGCCGATGACGAGAGCCATGAACGGCGCCTTGATCATTCCGACCAGGAAGGTGTGGATGCCGACCGCGTTCTGCAGGCGGAACAGGAACACCTCCGGGCTGATGCCGCCATAGATCAGCGCCACCACCCCGGCCCCGAACAAAGCCGCCATCGACGAGATGAAGGTCAGCATCGGCATCGCAATCAGGAGCGCGATGACGCGCGGCAGGATCAGCACCTCCATCGGGTCGAGCCCGATCACATGCAGGGCATCGATCTCCTCGCGCATCTTCATCGAGCCGAGCTCGGCGGTGATCGAGGAGCCGGACCGCCCCGCGATCATGATCGAAGTGAGGAGCAGCGCGAGCTCCCGCAGCGTCAGGATGCCGACCAGATCCACGACCAGGGTCGGGGCACCGAAAGTGTTGAGCTGGAAAATGCCCTGCTGGGCGACGATGCCGCCGACCAGGAAGGAGATCAGGGCGATGATCGGCACGCTGCGCAACCCGATCATCTCGAGGTGATGCACGATCGAGGTGTAGCGCAGCCGCGTCGGGTGGGTGAAGGCGCGGATCACCGTCGAGGCGAACAGGCCGAGATAGGAGGTCCCCGAGACCAAGTCCTCCGAGGCCCCGGTGACCCCCTTTCCGAGATCGGCGAGCAGGTCGACGAAGCGCTCGGGCGGCCGCGCCGGGGGGCTCTCGGCGTAATGGGCTTGCACCTCCTCGATGAGGATGCGCTGCTTGTCCTTGGCCGCTCTGAGCTCGACGCTGGCGCCGCCTTCGGCGAGATCGCGCCTGGTGCGCTCCACCAGCCAGGCGCCGGCGGTGTCGATCCGGTCGACGCCTTGCAGATCCATGGTGACGCGACGGGGCGAGCCGAGCGCCGCAAGCGCGCCTGCGACGGCAGCCTCGGCAAGCCTGGCGCGGCGCGCGATCCAGGATCCGTCGAGCGTCATCACGGCGTTCCCGGCCTGCATCTCGACCCGGATCTGCGGACGAATCGACACGCGCGGCGCCTCCCACAACCCTCGAAACCAGCATCATACCGCCGGCAGCGGGGCCGGCGCATCTTGCCGCGGCTTCACAAAACCGCAACCTCTCTTGGTCGAGGCTCTGTTGGTGAGGGCTTCCAAACCCGCCTCAACATAGTCCCCGCCCGAGCATAACCCAATTGCTGAGCCAAAATTCGGAACTCGAACGAGATTCCGACAATTCCCGACCCTTGCAAGCCTCGACCAGCGCCTGTGCCGCGAGATTGCGCCAAATTCAAGAGCGTCAGGTGAGTCGGTCGGGGATTCCCCCCCGGAATCCTACCCCGATATCAAGGCGCAAGTCACTCCGCGATGGCTGCTCACTCCGCGATGGCAGGCGCATGGAGCTTCAGGACACGCATGGCTCCCTCGCGATGTGGAATTCTCGCATCCTTTTGCTTGGCCTCGCAGCGGATCGGGTGCATGGTCGCTGTGCGCGTCTCCCACATATCCTTCCCCGTGAATCCTCTCCTCGGCATATCACTCAAAGTCGCCTCCACCCTCGTCTTCTCGATGATGGGGGCAAGCATCAAGCTCGTCGGCTCACGCTATCCCACCGGCGAGATCATGTTCTTCCGGGCCTTCTTCACCCTCATCCCACTGACGATCTGGCTCGCCTGGCGCCGCGAGATCCGCACGGTCCACAGGACGACCCATTTCTTCGGCCATGTGCGGCGCAACATCGTGGGCGCGGCCGGCATGTTCTTCGGCTTTGTCGGGCTCACCAACCTGCCGCTCCCGGATGCGACGGCGATCGGCTATGCGGGCCCTCTGCTGACGGTGGTGTTCGCGGCGGTCCTGCTCAAGGAGGTGGTGCGGCTCTATCGCTGGTCGGCGGTGCTCATCGGCTTCGTCGGCGTCGTGCTGATGCTGATCCCGCATATCTCATTGTCGATCATCGCCGATGCGCGCCAGGGCGGCCAGGCGCTCGGCGCGCTCGCCTCGCTGGCGGGGGCGGCCTGCTCGGCCTTCGCGGTGATCGAGGTGAGGCGCCTGTCGCAGAGCGAGAGCACGGCGACCATCGTCTTCTATTTCTCGACGGTGTGCTCGGCCCTCGCCCTGCTGTCGCTCTATTGGGGCTGGGCGATGCCTAGCCTGCCTGATTTGGCCATCCTGATCGCGACCGGCATTTTCGGCGGAATGGGCCAGATCCTGCTCACGGCGAGCTATCGCCATGCGGGCGTCTCGGTGCTCGCCCCCTTCGACTACACCTCGATGATCTGGGCGCTGGCGCTCGGCTATTTCATGTTCGGCGACAAGCCGCTGCAGATCGTGCTCGCCG from Rhizobiales bacterium GAS188 includes:
- a CDS encoding ABC-type transporter Mla maintaining outer membrane lipid asymmetry, component MlaD — protein: METRAKYALIGLFTICVMAAAFGFVFWFSGSRGGANLKSYLVVFDYPVTGLSRGGSVLFNGIRVGEVTDLSIDPRNSTQVMARVDITPDVPIKESTKARLDSLGITGVATIQIFDSYSRSPDLKAKQDETMPTIRAVPSPTLQSVLETAQTAGRHADEILVKVNQIVADNQAPINRIVANVEKLSEALDAAKINAAVDNISAIAAKLDVDKLNHAIGAIDTAVSSLDTSTVNHTLKSIDSFATALGENADNLRALAKDAGELVAKLKGTANAIDVLVTTNSVAFNNAIANLDKVLASIDTAKVGRSIDGIDKVTTALGNHSAEIGDFIKDARELAASLNRSSTQVETFLNSGAPAALTRSIANIEDVTKHIDGTKLGAALDSAEKFVTALGDNTPRVNEIAKNANELFAKLDVSADKVDQILKGVDALVNSPDGKSAFVEFAEASRSVRKLADDLDKRSAELLTNLNKFSGSGLRDFQQFAIDGRRALGDISRTLQGVQRNPQQFIFGGKAALPEYGN
- a CDS encoding phospholipid/cholesterol/gamma-HCH transport system permease protein, with the protein product MSIRPQIRVEMQAGNAVMTLDGSWIARRARLAEAAVAGALAALGSPRRVTMDLQGVDRIDTAGAWLVERTRRDLAEGGASVELRAAKDKQRILIEEVQAHYAESPPARPPERFVDLLADLGKGVTGASEDLVSGTSYLGLFASTVIRAFTHPTRLRYTSIVHHLEMIGLRSVPIIALISFLVGGIVAQQGIFQLNTFGAPTLVVDLVGILTLRELALLLTSIMIAGRSGSSITAELGSMKMREEIDALHVIGLDPMEVLILPRVIALLIAMPMLTFISSMAALFGAGVVALIYGGISPEVFLFRLQNAVGIHTFLVGMIKAPFMALVIGLIATMEGMGVEGSAESLGRQTTSSVVKSIFMVIVVDGIFAMFFAGINY
- a CDS encoding Apolipoprotein A1/A4/E domain-containing protein, translating into MSTKPKLDDQTQAALSAIEEALKGTAAPAQPRLPEASSDIIAVRRPTPENRSRTAPPPAAARPVAPPPPAIETQAPTEARPRPAPLAPTPAANDDREEIGALLQTMQAKSSSRPLIMATLASVLWAGAIGVLAWSRLDLSAIGDQATLIERLETPTFGLALALLIGPVIFFFMLAGLFRRSSELGLMARSLSHIAFRLADPQVSAQDAVVSVSTAIRREVVAMNDGIERAMARATELESLVHREISTLERAYGENEIRIRSLIDELITQREGIATHSERVRDVIADTHIKLSTELSAATAKLTGSLDETGTRVVETLHGRSELVTSALGQAGERIMAEIGARGADLTERLLAATDAVGRQLGASGEAITSEMERRSKEVTDRLATITGDIALEIVTRGESVTRGLEETGTRVSQQVAEVGSALSTSLDRSSNDLAARLDATGTRVTDQVAKIGTEVAGTLERASGDVVFRLDETGTRVTEQVAKIGTDVAGSLERVSGNVVNRLDETGTSLVAHIDRVGSDVHQSLSTTGTVLANALQDGANSVNDRLAETGKSILEGLVGRSTEVREDLRSVGETIVTELGARVAEVTQHLDETGQQISRSIVEGGDSLSQRLNATGDRIEETVTGRGGALEARLSELGDRFASVMSERTAQTESALADHSNKLSDLGDRFASVMGDRTAQTEFALADHSNKLSELGDRFASVMSERTAQTEFALADHSNKLSELGDRFASVMSERTAQTEFALAGHSNKLSELGDRFASIMSERTAQTEFALAGHTNKLSELGDQFASVMSERSAQAEAALIGHSDKLSDTLSGHLSAFENAIVVRGGSLADKIAADAAVFTDIVSTKLGSIETLLTTHGDGLIGRLTSHTREAAEAMEDQLVAFEQRATSKTGEVAGSLDGLIERIDTTLEKHAGVFTDGLRARTLEVARAIADSGRGASAQLEAAMNNAGNVIGDKAAFLSERAEEINKLFADRAAELAGTLDAGVARFQSDVVGRLEFVSSNLRTRTDEIHAQLGDRAAEISGLFDDQTERLSKTVDHKLGQLEGHISNLTQSLDRQVDQLSQGVEGQLHLLDGRIGGLTQTFDRQVHQLSERVDSRLELLGGRAVELADAMDRQIDRLATTVDGKLDEISGVLSSRTSEVSAVLGSRATELASAFEDQIGHFDTRVADRIESLSAAFSERGDQIVRLIGGTGTTLTENLTQRLVAIKVDVERASATAAKTLDQGATALAASFESGVRDFSDSVARSTAELRGTGATLTEDITERLVAVKVDIERASSTAAKTLDQGATALAASFEGGVRDFSDSVARSAAELRGTVDDSTRHSIDALANAHDTVRGEIGGILDRLSAANGLLQQIMSGAGQSLGALEAGLAKRLKDLEYLLGGIVSETNRAASRVADQVGALNSVSSSTLRNAETLLEKLESQAHALSDATEAQTRGWNEAADLLERVEARIARSLTSKREALEHLTTSISGRSEELDKVTSAFRTMVEDSLNAAEEKARRISEVLGENSRASATAIGEQFAQIRASTGAERDRTAAALREAYEMVMSDMNETLGQATTRFRDAASEMRQVTAQIQREMEATRAELHRGLVELPRETQASAGEMRRVVGEQIKVLNELTSIATRSASSFDAAEPLMAVAQQRETRPAPAPAAAAPAAAPRQVTSSRTPIAETPAARRPSNYSAPPASTGPRDRRQESSSPASRDDGSSRGGWLTDLLSRASREEPLPSSTNRAQPAAVPAAPATPTTLASLDTIAVDIARMIDHDVAGQMWDRYQHGEHNVFNRAMYTPQGQQMFDEIRRKYRRDQEFRNTADRYVEEFERLLSEVARDPATQRGYLTSDTGKVYTILAHAAGRLE
- a CDS encoding Permease of the drug/metabolite transporter (DMT) superfamily, with the translated sequence MAPSRCGILASFCLASQRIGCMVAVRVSHISFPVNPLLGISLKVASTLVFSMMGASIKLVGSRYPTGEIMFFRAFFTLIPLTIWLAWRREIRTVHRTTHFFGHVRRNIVGAAGMFFGFVGLTNLPLPDATAIGYAGPLLTVVFAAVLLKEVVRLYRWSAVLIGFVGVVLMLIPHISLSIIADARQGGQALGALASLAGAACSAFAVIEVRRLSQSESTATIVFYFSTVCSALALLSLYWGWAMPSLPDLAILIATGIFGGMGQILLTASYRHAGVSVLAPFDYTSMIWALALGYFMFGDKPLQIVLAGAAVVISAGLFVIWREQQLGLVRRVEEKIARPRVT
- a CDS encoding cholesterol transport system auxiliary component, whose product is MSSPPHRWARGLRTRPRSAALLSPALLGLALALAACGGGPPPATFDLAQSGTRGKALHGRHQLSVAEPTALQPLDSDRILVRRSDGSLATLARAQWSDRLPRLLQSRIVQAFENAGAVGRVSAFGGAATADLTLDVEIRVFEVDVGAGQGHIELAATLINAQSGRTTAARILQANAPGVTEGPAAAGSLDQALARLLPELVHWAAPYL
- a CDS encoding phospholipid/cholesterol/gamma-HCH transport system ATP-binding protein → MNPLAPVKRAERVRRLTEKLEEVAASETDLLGVQHLAVELNGREILKDVSFSVNRGELIGVVGASGTGKSVLTRAILGLVPKTRGRIIILQADMDQLDYAEQRVVEQRLGVMFQQGALFSSLTVKQNVQVPMREYLDLSPKLMDELAILKIQMVGLKADAAEKFPSELSGGMIKRAALARALALDPDVVFLDEPTSGLDPIGAGEFDELMMTLQKSLGLTVFMVTHDLDSLYTTTDRIIALGEGHVIADGPISAMLASDHPWLKSYFHGKRGRSAIQNQEKLALVKDGDGNAR